In the genome of Diaphorobacter sp. HDW4A, the window ACCGATTTGTCATTTTTTGTGCCGCTGTGGCTGTGCAGGCTCAACCCGGCCCAGCATCGGACAGCCTCAGCGCGGCACAATGGCGGCATGAGCAATTCCAAGACACTGGTGCTGGTTGATGGTTCCAGCTACCTTTATCGCGCCTTCCACGCCATGCCTGACTTGCGTGCCGTGCCGGGCGACCCGACGAGCGCGGCCACCGGCGCGATTCGCGGCATGATCAACATGATGCAGGCGCTGCGCAAAGAAGTGGCAGCCGACTACGCGGTCTGCGTGTTCGACGCGAGCGGCCCGACCTTCCGCGACGAGATCTATACCGAATACAAGGCGCAGCGCGCGCCCATGCCCGACGACCTGCGCTCGCAGATCGACCCGATCCACGACGTGGTGCGCATGCTGGGCTGGAAGGTCGTGGCGGTGCCCAAGGTCGAGGCCGACGACGTGATCGCCACGCTCGCGCGCATCGCTGCCGAGCAGGGCATCGACGTGGTGGTCTCGAGCGGCGACAAGGATCTGTCGCAGTTGGTCAACGAGCGCATCACCATCATCGACACCATGAACGGCAAGAAGCGCGACGTAGCCGGCGTGACCGAAGAATTCGGCGTGCTGCCCTCGTTGATGGTCGACTTTCAGGCGCTGGTCGGCGACACCGTGGACAACGTGCCCGGCGTCACCAAGGTGGGCCCCAAGACAGCGTCCAAGTGGCTGCTCGAATACGGCTCGCTCGACAAGCTCGTCGAGAACGCCGCGGACATCAAGGGCGTGGCGGGGCAGAACCTGCGCGATGCCATCGCCTCCGGCCAGCTCGCACTCAGCCGCCAGCTGGTCACGATGAAGACCGACTGTGAACTGGATGACTACATCTCCGGCCTTCCGGCGCTCGATGCCATCACGCTCGGCGAACCTGATGGTGTGCAACTGCAGCCGTTCTACGAAAAATACGGCTTCAAGGGCCTCGCGCGCTCGCTTGGTGCAGTGGACAAGCCCGCGGCTCAAACCAAGCAAGCCAAGCAGGCAGCCGATGACGGGCAGAACGATCTGTTCTCGACCGAAGACGCCATCACCACCGAAATCGCGGTGCAGGCCCAGCACCGCGACGTGGTCTACGAAACGCTGCTGACCGAGGCTGAACTCGACCGCTGGATCGCGAAGATCGACGCCGCCAAGCTCACCGCCATCGACACCGAAACCACCTCGCTCGACGAGCAGCAGGCGCGCATCGTCGGTATCAGCTTCAGCGTGGAGCCCGGCAACGCGGCCTATGTGCCGGTGGCCCATGACGGCCCCGACGCGCCCGAGCAGCTGCCGCTCGATCTGGTGCTCGCCAAGCTCAAGCCCTGGCTGGAAGACGAGGCCAAGAAGAAGCTCGGCCAGCACATCAAATACGACCGCCACGTGTTCGCCAACGAAGGCATCGACGTGCGTGGTTATCTGCACGACACGATGCTGGAGAGCTATGTGCTCGAAGTGCACAAGCCACATGGTCTGTCGAGCCTGGCCGATCGCCATACGGGCCGCAGCGGCATCACGTATGAAGACCTGTGCGGCAAGGGCGCCAAGCAGATTCCGTTCTCGCAGGTGCCTGTGGAAAAGGCCGCAGCGTATTCGTGCGAAGACTCGGACCAGACGCTCGATGTGCACAACGTGCTCTGGCCGCAGCTCGAAGCCAACGACAAGCTGCGCGGCATCTACGAGCTGGAAATGCAGACCAGCGAAGTGCTGTTCCGCATCGAGCGCAACGGCGTGCTGATCGACGCGGCGGAACTGGCCAAGCAGAGCCACGACCTCGGCCAGCGCATCGTGCAGCTCGAGTCCGAAGCTTATGAGATCGCGGGTCAGCCGTTCAATCTGGCCAGCCCCAAGCAACTCGGTGAAATCTTCTTCGACAAGCTCGGCATGCCGGTCGTGAAGAAGACCGCCACCGGCGCGCGCTCGACCGATGAAGAAGTGCTTGAAAAACTTGCCGAAGACTACCCGCTGCCCGCCAAGCTGCTCGAGCACCGCAGTCTCAGCAAGTTGAAGGGCACCTACACCGACAAGATCGCGCAACTTGCTGACGCCAAGGGCCGCGTGCACACGCACTACGCGCAGGCCGTGGCGGTGACCGGGCGCCTGTCGAGCAATGATCCGAATCTGCAGAACATTCCCGTGCGCACTGCCGAAGGCCGCCGCGTGCGAGAGGCCTTCGTTGCGCCCGAGGGCCGTGTGATCGCCAGCGCCGATTACAGCCAGATCGAGTTGCGCATCATGGCCCACATCAGTGGCGACGAATCGCTGCTGCGCGCCTTTCACGACGGTATTGACGTGCACAAGGCGACCGCCGCCGAGGTGTTCGGCGTCAGCGTCGATCAGGTCACGAGCGAGCAGCGCCGCTATGCCAAGGTCATCAACTTCGGCCTCATCTACGGCATGAGCAGCTTTGGCCTTGCCAAGAATCTCGGTATCGAGACCAAGGCCGCAGCGGCTTACATCGACAAGTATTTCCAGCGCTACCCCGGCGTGAAGCAGTACATGGACGAGACCAAACTGCAGGCCAAGTCGCAGGGCTATGTGGAGACTGTGTTCGGTCGCCGCCTGTATCTCCCCGAGATCAACTCCCCGAATGGCCCGCGCCGCGCCGGTGCCGAGCGCGCAGCGATCAACGCGCCCATGCAGGGCACGGCCGCCGACCTCATCAAGATGGCGATGGTTGCGGTGCAGAAGGAGCTGGAGGCGAAGAAGCCTGGTATCTTGATGATCATGCAGGTGCACGACGAACTGGTGTTCGAGCTGCCCGAATCGGAAGTCGAATGGGTGCGCACCGAGGTGCCGCGCCTGATGGCCGACATCGCGAAGCTCAAGGTGCCGCTGCTCGCGGAAGTGGGGTTCGGGCCGAACTGGGAGAAGGCGCACTGAGCGCCAATCGTTTCGCCCGTCAGTGTTGGTGGGCGGAACGGTTTTCCACGTTGTTCAAATGCGGGGTGGCAGCAGCCACTCGGCATGCATTTCCCGTAGTTGCGTCGCCACCCCGCGCACTTCGGCAATGGCCTCGTCCGCAATCGTGGACAGACTGCTCTGCCTGCGCGTCACCACTCCCACCGAGCGCAATGGCCCGTCGGTGATCGACGAGATTTTCATCCCTTTTAAGCTCACCATCGGCATCATGCCCAGATACGGCAGCACCGCCACGCCCGTGCCTTCCTTCACGAATCCCGCAATCGTGCCCACCTGATCGAGCTGCATCTTGGGCCGGAACTCCACGCCGCGCTGCAGAAACGCGGCGCTGATGTAGCGCATCGCGGTGCTCGCGTCGGTCATGCTGATCACGGGGAGTTGGAGCAGATCGTCGAGCTTCACCTCGTCGGCAATGCGTTTTCGCCATGCACCGCAGGACAGCAGCACGAAGCGGTCGCGCAGGATTTCCTCGTATTGCAGCTCGGGATGCGATGGCGCGACCGAAGCGAGCGCGAAGTCCACCAGGTAGTTCAGCACGCGCTCGATGCTTGCGCTGTTGGAGCAGTCGTGAATGGTGATGCGCGGGGCATTGCGGCGGGCTTCGAGTTGTGCACAGACCTGCGGCAACATCACGTTGGCGAGCGAGGGCAGGGAGGCGATGCGCAACTGCTGCGCCTCGCGCTCGGCGGCGTTCTGCATACGCAGCAGGCCCGCGTCATATTCGCCGATCACCGTGCGCGCGACGGTCGCGAGCTGCCTGCCGCTGTCGGTGAGCTGCACGCTGCGCGTCGTGCGCTCGAACAGCGTCACGCCGAGGGCATCCTCCAGATCGCGGATAGTCTTGCTGAGCGAGGGCTGGGTGATGAACAGCTGCTCGGCGGTCTTGCTGAAATTCAGTGACTCGCTCAGGGCGAGAAACATGCGCAGTTGGCGTGGCGAGATATTCATGCCTTCATTCTATAAATGGATAGACAGAAAGAATTTCAAAAATAAATACCGTTTGCCTACGATGCCTGATCGACAAAACACAAGGAGACGACAAGGTGCTGGATCTCACGGGCAAGGTGGCATTGGTGATGGGCTGCGGCGCGGTGGCCGACGGCTGGGGCAATGGGCGCGCGACGGCGGTGCTGTTTGCGCGGCAGGGCGCGAAGGTGTTCGGCACGGACCTCGTGCTCGCGAACGCCGAGGAGACGCGGCGCATCATCACCGAGGAGGGCGGGCAGGCGCATGTCGAGGCCTGCGATTCCACCCGCTCCGATCAGGTGGCAAAGACGGTGCAGGCCTGCATGGCGCGCTTTGGCCGCATCGACATTCTGGTCAACAACGTGGGCCTGTCGCAGCCCGGTGGGCCGGTGGACATGGACGAGGCGGTGTGGGACGCGCAGATGCAGGTGAACCTGAAAAGCGCGTTCCTCTGCTGCAAATACGTGATCCCGCACATGCGCGCGCAGGGCGGCGGCGCCATCGTCAACGTGGCGTCCGTCGCAGGCCTGCGCTACATCGGCAAGCCGCAGGTGGCCTACGCGGCGGCCAAGGCGGGGTTGCTGCATTTCACACACACCACTGCCGTGATCCATGCACCCGAAGGCATCCGTTTGAACAGCGTGGTGCCGGGGCTGATGCATACGCCGCTGCTTGAAGGTCTGGCTGCCAAATACGCCAAGGGCGATACCGAAGGCTTCATCAACACCCGCAACAACCAGGTGCCGATGAAGCACATGGGCACCGGCTGGGACACGGCGCATGCGGCGCTGTTCCTCGCATCGGACGAGAGCCGCTACGTGACCGGCACCGAGATCGTGGTCGACGGTGGCCTCGTTGCCGCAACGCGCTGATTCGCCACCGCAACTCAAATCACAACGACAAGGAGACAAGCACATGACATTGAAACGCCGCCACTGGCTTGCCGCAGCCTGCATGGCTCTCGCCTGCGCGGGCGCACCGACCGCATGGGCGCAGACCTATCCCAGCCAGCCGATTCGTCTCATCGTGCCGTTCGCCCCCGGCGGGGCGGTGGACCAGACAGCCCGCATCATCGGCAACACGCTCGGCGAGAAGCTCGGCCAGTCCATCGTCATCGAGAACAAACCCGGTGCGAGCGGCTCGCTCGGCGCGGGCGAACTGCACCGCGCCAAGCCCGATGGCTACACGCTGATGCTGGCGCTCGACTCACAGGCGGTGAACCATCACACGGTGAAGAACCTGCCGTTCGACACCTTCAAGGATTTCGACTACCTGAGCCTGCTCGTCACCACGCCGCAGGTGCTGGTCGTGCGCAACGAGATGCCAGCGAAGAATTTCGATGAACTGGTCGCTTACCTCAAGGCCAACCCGAAAGCGTCCTACGCCTCGGCGGGCACGGCATCAGCGGGGCATGTGAACAGCGCGCAGCTCTCCATCGCCAAAGGTCTCAAGACCGAGCATGTGCCTTACAAAGGCGCCGCCCCGTTGCTCACCGACCTGCTCGGCGGCCATGTCGACTACGCGTTCGCGGGGCTGTCGGTGATGAATCCGCAGATCAAGGCGGGCAAGCTGCGCGCGCTGGCGGTGAGCTCGCCCAAGCGCTCGGCTCTGTTGCCCGATGTGCCCGCGATGAACGAACTGATTCCCGGCTTTGAATTCCCCACCTGGATCGGCATCGTCGCGCCGCCGGGCATGCCCGGCGATGTGCGCGCGAAGCTGCTCAAGGCGACGCAAGACACCATGCACGATCCGCAGGTGGCGAAGAAGTTTGCGGAGAACGCGTTCGACGTGGTGGCCAGCGCGCCCGAGGTCTTCACCGCACGCGTGCGCAAGGACTCCGACGTGATGGCCGATCTGGTCAAGCGCAAGATCGTCACCAGCGATTGATCACCATTTTTTTTATTCATTCATTTTGTTCAAGGACACACCGGAACCATGGCCCGTATTCCCTATGCCGATCCTGCCAACCCCGCCGTCAAGCCGCTGGCCGATCGCATCGTCGCCGAGCGCGGCAGTATCCTGCACCTCTATCAGATGCTGCTCAACAGCCCATCGGTCGCGGAAGGTTGGCTCAACTACCTGACCGCCATCCGCCAGAAGTCGACGCTCGACGGGGCCCTGCGCGAGATGGTGATCATGCGCGTCGCCCATCTCAACCGCGCCCCCTACGAAGCCGATCAGCACGCCCCCATCGCGCTCAAGGAAGGCATGACGCAGGCGCAGTTGGACGCGCTTGTCGACTGGCCCGCGCATGCAGCACTGTTCAGCGACTTGGAGCGCGCGGTGCTCGCCTATACGGATGCGATGACGCGCGACGTGCAGGTGCCGGACGATGTGTTCGCCGCCGTATCCAGCCATTTTGCGCAGCAGCAGATGGTGGAACTGACAGCCACCGTGGCGGCCTACAACATGGTGTCGCGGTTTTTGGAGGCGCTGCAGATACATTCGCACGACGCGCGCTGACGAACAAGGTGGTCGGCGGATTGATACGATGCCAAGAATTCCTCCTGCTTTCAACGCGCATCGTCGCCTGATTTCATGTTCCAGAAATTGCTTGGCCGGCTACTGCCATCTGCAGCGTCGACGCAAACCACCGACAAGGCAGTGACCGACAGTCCAGCCGAACTGCCACGATTCATCGAAGCCGCAGGCGTGCAGCCGCTCGATTTCGAAGAGTTGCTGATCGTCGAACAGGGCCTGCCTGTGCCGGACTGGGATGCGGTGCGGGAGTGGGCTGCCGAGATCTTCGATGCGGGTGAGTGCGATCGGGTCTGGGGTGAGATCGAGGTTGCGTGGTTGGTGCATCTGCGTGCAGCGC includes:
- the polA gene encoding DNA polymerase I is translated as MSNSKTLVLVDGSSYLYRAFHAMPDLRAVPGDPTSAATGAIRGMINMMQALRKEVAADYAVCVFDASGPTFRDEIYTEYKAQRAPMPDDLRSQIDPIHDVVRMLGWKVVAVPKVEADDVIATLARIAAEQGIDVVVSSGDKDLSQLVNERITIIDTMNGKKRDVAGVTEEFGVLPSLMVDFQALVGDTVDNVPGVTKVGPKTASKWLLEYGSLDKLVENAADIKGVAGQNLRDAIASGQLALSRQLVTMKTDCELDDYISGLPALDAITLGEPDGVQLQPFYEKYGFKGLARSLGAVDKPAAQTKQAKQAADDGQNDLFSTEDAITTEIAVQAQHRDVVYETLLTEAELDRWIAKIDAAKLTAIDTETTSLDEQQARIVGISFSVEPGNAAYVPVAHDGPDAPEQLPLDLVLAKLKPWLEDEAKKKLGQHIKYDRHVFANEGIDVRGYLHDTMLESYVLEVHKPHGLSSLADRHTGRSGITYEDLCGKGAKQIPFSQVPVEKAAAYSCEDSDQTLDVHNVLWPQLEANDKLRGIYELEMQTSEVLFRIERNGVLIDAAELAKQSHDLGQRIVQLESEAYEIAGQPFNLASPKQLGEIFFDKLGMPVVKKTATGARSTDEEVLEKLAEDYPLPAKLLEHRSLSKLKGTYTDKIAQLADAKGRVHTHYAQAVAVTGRLSSNDPNLQNIPVRTAEGRRVREAFVAPEGRVIASADYSQIELRIMAHISGDESLLRAFHDGIDVHKATAAEVFGVSVDQVTSEQRRYAKVINFGLIYGMSSFGLAKNLGIETKAAAAYIDKYFQRYPGVKQYMDETKLQAKSQGYVETVFGRRLYLPEINSPNGPRRAGAERAAINAPMQGTAADLIKMAMVAVQKELEAKKPGILMIMQVHDELVFELPESEVEWVRTEVPRLMADIAKLKVPLLAEVGFGPNWEKAH
- a CDS encoding SDR family NAD(P)-dependent oxidoreductase, translating into MLDLTGKVALVMGCGAVADGWGNGRATAVLFARQGAKVFGTDLVLANAEETRRIITEEGGQAHVEACDSTRSDQVAKTVQACMARFGRIDILVNNVGLSQPGGPVDMDEAVWDAQMQVNLKSAFLCCKYVIPHMRAQGGGAIVNVASVAGLRYIGKPQVAYAAAKAGLLHFTHTTAVIHAPEGIRLNSVVPGLMHTPLLEGLAAKYAKGDTEGFINTRNNQVPMKHMGTGWDTAHAALFLASDESRYVTGTEIVVDGGLVAATR
- a CDS encoding tripartite tricarboxylate transporter substrate binding protein, translating into MTLKRRHWLAAACMALACAGAPTAWAQTYPSQPIRLIVPFAPGGAVDQTARIIGNTLGEKLGQSIVIENKPGASGSLGAGELHRAKPDGYTLMLALDSQAVNHHTVKNLPFDTFKDFDYLSLLVTTPQVLVVRNEMPAKNFDELVAYLKANPKASYASAGTASAGHVNSAQLSIAKGLKTEHVPYKGAAPLLTDLLGGHVDYAFAGLSVMNPQIKAGKLRALAVSSPKRSALLPDVPAMNELIPGFEFPTWIGIVAPPGMPGDVRAKLLKATQDTMHDPQVAKKFAENAFDVVASAPEVFTARVRKDSDVMADLVKRKIVTSD
- a CDS encoding LysR family transcriptional regulator, whose product is MNISPRQLRMFLALSESLNFSKTAEQLFITQPSLSKTIRDLEDALGVTLFERTTRSVQLTDSGRQLATVARTVIGEYDAGLLRMQNAAEREAQQLRIASLPSLANVMLPQVCAQLEARRNAPRITIHDCSNSASIERVLNYLVDFALASVAPSHPELQYEEILRDRFVLLSCGAWRKRIADEVKLDDLLQLPVISMTDASTAMRYISAAFLQRGVEFRPKMQLDQVGTIAGFVKEGTGVAVLPYLGMMPMVSLKGMKISSITDGPLRSVGVVTRRQSSLSTIADEAIAEVRGVATQLREMHAEWLLPPRI
- a CDS encoding carboxymuconolactone decarboxylase family protein is translated as MARIPYADPANPAVKPLADRIVAERGSILHLYQMLLNSPSVAEGWLNYLTAIRQKSTLDGALREMVIMRVAHLNRAPYEADQHAPIALKEGMTQAQLDALVDWPAHAALFSDLERAVLAYTDAMTRDVQVPDDVFAAVSSHFAQQQMVELTATVAAYNMVSRFLEALQIHSHDAR